CCATTTTTGATTGGGATCAAGATGATCCCGACAACCTGGTCTGGATTCAGCTTGTGCGCCAGTTGCGTCCCAAAGTTCCGTTGATTGTGCTGTATGACGGTTACATTGACCACGCCACGGGCGTGAAATTCTGTGAGCAAAAGGTATTTTATTTTTGCCAGCGCCCGATTGACCCGCAAGTGTTGCGCGAGGTGTTGCAGGCGGCTCTGCAATCGGGTAAGTGAAGCGGGCTTCGACAGGCTCAGCCTCCGGCAGGCTTCGACAGGCTCAGCCTGCGGTAGCTCTCGGATAGGGCAGGCTTCGGCAGGCTCAGCGAGCGATAAGTTCTGCCTGTGATGCTGGTACTTTCTGCAATTTGCGAAAAATCCCGAGCAGTTTCGCAAATCTGGAAAAAATGGTCGATGGCTTCGGGAAAAGATAAGCTGAAAAATCAATAATTTATGTTGATTTAGCCATAATTTTTTCAGGGTATAACAGTTGCCTATCTTCATCTTAAAAATTTCAAAATGAAAAATATGACTGAGTGAAAGGAGGTGCAGCCCCGCGAATTGCAGTGAACTTTCATGGTTGTTTGGCTTGCCACTGACTTGTCAAGAAGTCGCATCGGAGGTGTTTATGAAGAGATTGTTAGGATTAAACAGTATCATCTCGGTTGTCGTGATGCTGGTTTTCGCCGCCAGCTCGGCTTGGGCGCAAACCGCCAAAATCAAGATTGAAGGCTACAGCCCGCAAGAAATTCACGATTTGGGCTGGACCTCTCCGCGCTCCACGGGTTTGTCTGTGGTGGGCGTGGGCCAAGTGGTTTATCTCGTAGGATCGGATTCCGCGGGCGCAGCGGTGACCAGCTACGCCTGGACGCTGACCGCGAGGCCGACCGGCTCAACTGCTGCGTTGGACAGCACCAACAAAAAGCAGACGACGTTTAAACCGGACATGGTCGGAAAATTCACGGTGCAGTTGGTGATTACCACTGCCGGCGGCACTAGCGCGCCTCGCGCAGTGACCATAACCTCGGCAAAGTTCGTCGGCGTTGGCGGCATGGACGGCTTGCCTTCCAATCCCGCGGAAGGGCAATGCAGCCTATGTCACTTTGCCAACTTTAATGCGTGGACCAAAACCGGGCATTCCACCATTTTCAAGAATGCGATTGACGGCCTTGCCAGCGATCACTATGCTGAACCATGCATTGAATGCCATACCGTGGGTTTTGATAGCAGCCCCACCGCCGTTAATGACGGTTTTGATGATGTGGCGCGCGAAACGGGTTGGACGTTCCCGGCGGTGTTGCAACCGGGCAATTATGCCAACTTGTTGGCGACCAATCCCAAACTGGCAGCGCGCGCGAATGTGCAGTGTGAAAGCTGCCACGGCCCGGGCAGCGAGCATAAAGGCGTTAAGAATGGCATTGCAATGACTCTGGACGAAGCTTCCTGCGGCGTTTGTCACGAAGAAGAGCCGTATCATCGCATCAGTTCACAGTGGAAAAACTCTGTGCATGGCATTTTTAGCCCCACGTTTGAATCCGTCGCGAATCGTCCGGTTTCTTCGGGCTGCGCCAAATGCCATTCCGGTTGGGGATTTATTCGCAGAATTGACCCCAAAACGCCGGACACCCGCCCGGCCAACGGCGCTTCACAGATCAGTTGCGCCGTCTGCCACGATCCGCACCGTTCGGAACAGTTACCGAACATGGTACGCTCGTTGGATAATGTGCAGTTGGGCGATACGCTGACCGTGGTCAATTATGGCGGTATGGGCAAAGTCTGTATGCAATGCCACATCAGCCGCCGTGATGCCGCAGATTATGTCCAAAATCCGAGCAATTTGAGCACGCACTTTGGCCCGCACTACAGCAATCAAGCTGACATGGTTGACGGCTCGAATGCAGTGGAATACGGCGTGCCCATCGGCAGTTCGGGTCACAAGTATGCCGTGGTTGACGCCTGCGTGACCTGCCATATGTCGGAAACACCGGCAGCCGGCCAGCCAGGGCATGACAAGATTGGCGGCCATACCTGGTCCATGCGAGATGACAATGGCACGCCGGATGATCCGAGCGATGATATTGAAAACGTCACAGCCTGCCAGACGTGCCACGGTCCGATCAAGTCGTTTAACGACATTATGGCCAAGGCCGACTATGACGAAGACGGCACCATTGAAAGCACTCGCCATGAGATCGAAGGTTTGTTGCACCATCTCGACGAGTTGCTGCCGCCGCGCGCAACCACGGCGCAAGTCAATGCGAACTACAAATGGGACGCGAGCATGACGCCGCAGGAAATCGCGCGCCGCCAGACGCTGGCCAAGGCGTGGTATAATTTCCTCTTCGTTGAGGAAGATCGCAGCTTTGGCGCGCACAATGCCGGTTACTCCATTGCATTACTGCGCCGCTCGATTGCGACGCTGACCACGGGCGATATCGGCGCCGGCACCATCAGCATGATTAAAGACGTGCCTGAAGATCAAGGCAAGCAAGTCCGCGTCATGTGGTCGAAATTCGCGGCCGACAGCCCGGCAGCCACCAACGCGGTAACGAGTTACTCGATTTGGCGCCGGGTTGATGATGCCGCCAACTCCACGGGCATCCAACTGTCCTCCAAGGCTGATTTGATCGCCGCGGGCGTGCAAGGCAACGTGGGCAAACGCTACGTCGTCAACCAAGCCGGAACCTGGGATTTTGTGGGCTGGTTGCCGGCTTCAGGCTATGAAGTATACAGCACGGTAGTGCCGACGGTTTATGACAGCACAGCCGACGGCATGCACTGGTCTGTGTTCTTCATCTCCGGCCAGTCGCGCGGAGTGGTTTATGAAACCGCGCCTGACAGCGGCTATTCTGTTGACAATCTCGCGCCCTTTGCGCCCAGCAATGTGGTGGGCAGTCAGGTGGTGAATACCGTCGCGTTGCAATGGGACGAACCGGTTGATGCGGATTTCAAATATTTTGCGATCTACCGCAGCACCACTGCTGGATTCGATCCTGCTGGCATGACCCCGCTCGCGACGTTGATCGACAACAACTATGTTGACACCGACATCGTGCGCGGCACCACATACTACTATCGCCTGTCGGCCTATGATTTCGCCGGAAATCAAAGCCAATTCTCCGCCGAATTGCCAGTCGCCGTAACCACGGTGGGAGAACGCAGCAGCGGTGTGCCGACCGAATTTGCGATGCAGCAGAATTATCCCAATCCGTTCAATCCCGAAACCACGATCAACTATCAATTGCCCTCGCCTGATCATGTGCGGTTGGTGATTTTCTCCGCGCTCGGCCAGGAAGTGCGGCGCTTGATTGATCGTTCACAACCCGCGGCGTATCATACCGTGGTGTGGGACGGACGTGACGAAGCGGGTAATCAACTGCCCTCCGGCATCTACTTCTATCGTCTGGAAACCTCCAAATTCACGGCGATGAAGAAGATGGTTTTGACGAAGTAGACTGGTGAAGCGTCGCGGCAGTCTTCTTCGTTAGCATGCAGTTTGTAAGGTGTTGAGTTTGGCCGCGCCCGAGATCACCGATTTGGGGCGCGGCTTTTTTAACAATACTCGATTTTGGAAAGAAGCGGTTTTATTCCGCAGAAAAAATCAGTGAAAATCCGTGTTCATCCGTGGCTAATAAGATGTCCGGCTGTAAACCATGGCGCGACGCTTACCTCTCATTCCAGGTAGGCGATGCCGGGTGGGGGCGATTTTATTGCAAAATTATAA
This portion of the Cytophagia bacterium CHB2 genome encodes:
- a CDS encoding T9SS type A sorting domain-containing protein, with the protein product MKRLLGLNSIISVVVMLVFAASSAWAQTAKIKIEGYSPQEIHDLGWTSPRSTGLSVVGVGQVVYLVGSDSAGAAVTSYAWTLTARPTGSTAALDSTNKKQTTFKPDMVGKFTVQLVITTAGGTSAPRAVTITSAKFVGVGGMDGLPSNPAEGQCSLCHFANFNAWTKTGHSTIFKNAIDGLASDHYAEPCIECHTVGFDSSPTAVNDGFDDVARETGWTFPAVLQPGNYANLLATNPKLAARANVQCESCHGPGSEHKGVKNGIAMTLDEASCGVCHEEEPYHRISSQWKNSVHGIFSPTFESVANRPVSSGCAKCHSGWGFIRRIDPKTPDTRPANGASQISCAVCHDPHRSEQLPNMVRSLDNVQLGDTLTVVNYGGMGKVCMQCHISRRDAADYVQNPSNLSTHFGPHYSNQADMVDGSNAVEYGVPIGSSGHKYAVVDACVTCHMSETPAAGQPGHDKIGGHTWSMRDDNGTPDDPSDDIENVTACQTCHGPIKSFNDIMAKADYDEDGTIESTRHEIEGLLHHLDELLPPRATTAQVNANYKWDASMTPQEIARRQTLAKAWYNFLFVEEDRSFGAHNAGYSIALLRRSIATLTTGDIGAGTISMIKDVPEDQGKQVRVMWSKFAADSPAATNAVTSYSIWRRVDDAANSTGIQLSSKADLIAAGVQGNVGKRYVVNQAGTWDFVGWLPASGYEVYSTVVPTVYDSTADGMHWSVFFISGQSRGVVYETAPDSGYSVDNLAPFAPSNVVGSQVVNTVALQWDEPVDADFKYFAIYRSTTAGFDPAGMTPLATLIDNNYVDTDIVRGTTYYYRLSAYDFAGNQSQFSAELPVAVTTVGERSSGVPTEFAMQQNYPNPFNPETTINYQLPSPDHVRLVIFSALGQEVRRLIDRSQPAAYHTVVWDGRDEAGNQLPSGIYFYRLETSKFTAMKKMVLTK